From Varibaculum massiliense, a single genomic window includes:
- a CDS encoding carbohydrate ABC transporter permease — protein sequence MAATKEKESSKDYAFTPSKEGEPPRSIAPSNGARLITTGVLLLVLIYFLFPIYWVVIASTKSNSEMISSNSLWFATTVSDLPGAISANYHSLISWTQGMFWRWVLNSLIYSTVAGVVGTLLSVMAGYAFAKFRFPGKGVALGVIMAGLLMPVALLTIPMYIVFMHLGINNTMLAIIIPSCVSPFGVFLGRVYAQSSVPTELIEAARIDGASEARIFFTMVLRLLAPAMVTIFLFIFVATWNNFLLPLMMVSSPEIKPVTLGLYGMMSYFNPAKGAVMMGALLGVIPLIILFLGLQKYWQSGLAAGAVKG from the coding sequence ATGGCTGCTACTAAAGAAAAAGAGAGTTCTAAGGATTACGCTTTTACTCCCTCCAAAGAGGGCGAGCCTCCACGCTCAATAGCTCCCTCAAACGGAGCGCGCCTGATTACTACCGGTGTGCTGCTCCTGGTATTGATTTATTTTCTCTTTCCGATTTACTGGGTAGTCATCGCTTCCACTAAGTCGAATTCCGAGATGATTAGCTCCAACAGTCTGTGGTTTGCCACTACAGTTAGTGATTTGCCGGGAGCCATTTCTGCTAACTACCACAGTCTTATTAGCTGGACACAAGGAATGTTTTGGCGCTGGGTGCTTAATTCTCTCATCTACTCCACAGTTGCGGGAGTAGTGGGAACCTTACTGTCGGTAATGGCTGGTTATGCTTTCGCAAAGTTCCGTTTCCCCGGAAAAGGCGTTGCCCTAGGAGTAATAATGGCGGGACTATTGATGCCGGTAGCATTACTGACGATTCCCATGTATATCGTGTTTATGCATCTAGGGATTAATAACACCATGCTGGCAATTATTATTCCCTCCTGCGTATCACCTTTTGGAGTCTTCCTAGGCAGGGTTTATGCACAGTCCTCGGTACCTACTGAACTAATCGAGGCGGCGCGCATTGATGGTGCTTCCGAAGCCAGAATCTTCTTTACCATGGTGCTGCGCCTGCTGGCTCCCGCTATGGTAACAATTTTCCTGTTCATCTTTGTAGCAACCTGGAATAACTTCCTGTTGCCTTTGATGATGGTGTCCTCGCCAGAGATTAAACCGGTAACTTTGGGTCTATACGGCATGATGAGTTACTTCAACCCGGCTAAAGGGGCAGTAATGATGGGCGCTCTACTAGGCGTTATTCCCCTGATTATCTTGTTCCTGGGATTACAAAAGTACTGGCAATCCGGTCTAGCAGCAGGCGCAGTTAAAGGGTAG
- a CDS encoding right-handed parallel beta-helix repeat-containing protein produces the protein MSEVKGTSYYVSSSRGNDCNSGTSEHEPFQTLARINEITLLPGDKVLLKSGDTWNGQALHLKAGSNGSKDAPIQIKPYGQGGKRPIINANGQGRWIQDYHAPIELHRNKAEVSSALLFRDVSYLEISGLELTNDRETNPAADPKKYNDGLALERTGLAGIAENGPVKHVVVSDMYIHDVDGNIYDKHLANGGIYFMAHYPADGKPAAEPQKIARFDDLQILNNRVETVSRWGIAAGYTAYQNIIDQPQDGPIDDAIIAKYGSSKVLIRGNYVKDAGGDAITVMYCDRPLVEHNVSDGAARYINATDYLHPYNIEGPQDAEWGRVAAAIWPWRCKNAIFQYNEAFHTRNAHCGNGDGQPWDADYGDGTVYQYNYSFANSGATVMFCGAGSMHNTFRYNIAHSDGRGALDLAGQQDAHIYNNIFIMANGSSIITRGDAPAVIENNIFYKPDDVLEVTENWGSSSQIYDNNLFYNFSTHANDSNKQVAAKGTPVISGDTAVKVSDDRQARRHNDSTSHTAFDIFKPLPNSPAIATGKSIVDANGNQVEHDFFGRDIPLNPTIGAAEAPEDTPEDYI, from the coding sequence ATGAGTGAGGTAAAGGGTACTAGCTATTACGTATCCTCCAGTAGGGGAAACGATTGCAATTCGGGAACCAGCGAACACGAACCGTTCCAAACTCTGGCTAGAATTAATGAAATAACTCTGCTGCCAGGCGATAAAGTCCTGCTAAAGAGTGGGGACACCTGGAATGGACAAGCTCTGCACCTGAAGGCAGGTTCTAACGGCTCTAAAGATGCTCCGATTCAAATTAAACCCTACGGCCAGGGCGGGAAACGCCCGATTATTAACGCTAATGGGCAAGGACGTTGGATTCAGGATTATCACGCCCCCATCGAGCTGCACCGTAATAAGGCAGAGGTTTCCAGTGCGCTCCTATTCAGAGATGTCAGCTACCTGGAAATTTCTGGTTTAGAGTTGACCAATGACCGAGAGACGAATCCGGCAGCTGACCCCAAAAAATATAATGATGGTTTAGCTCTGGAACGTACCGGGTTGGCGGGTATTGCTGAGAACGGCCCGGTGAAACACGTCGTAGTTTCTGATATGTACATTCACGATGTAGACGGCAATATTTACGATAAGCACCTTGCTAATGGTGGTATCTATTTCATGGCGCACTACCCTGCAGACGGCAAACCTGCTGCAGAGCCCCAAAAAATCGCTCGTTTTGATGATTTACAAATATTGAATAACCGTGTTGAAACAGTAAGCCGGTGGGGAATAGCTGCAGGCTACACCGCCTATCAAAACATTATCGACCAGCCTCAAGATGGCCCGATAGACGATGCGATAATTGCTAAATACGGATCCAGTAAAGTCTTGATCCGGGGTAACTATGTTAAAGATGCAGGTGGTGATGCTATTACCGTCATGTACTGCGATCGCCCCCTCGTTGAACATAATGTCTCTGATGGAGCTGCCCGCTATATCAACGCCACTGACTATTTACATCCTTACAATATCGAGGGGCCGCAAGATGCTGAATGGGGTCGAGTAGCCGCCGCGATTTGGCCTTGGCGATGCAAAAATGCCATTTTCCAATATAACGAAGCATTCCATACTCGTAACGCCCACTGTGGTAACGGGGATGGTCAGCCGTGGGACGCGGACTACGGAGATGGAACTGTCTACCAGTACAACTATTCTTTCGCCAATAGCGGCGCCACCGTTATGTTCTGTGGCGCTGGGTCTATGCACAATACTTTCCGTTACAACATTGCTCACAGCGACGGACGGGGAGCCCTGGACTTAGCGGGACAACAGGATGCTCACATATATAACAATATTTTCATCATGGCCAACGGATCTAGCATCATTACCAGGGGAGATGCTCCTGCAGTCATAGAAAACAATATCTTTTATAAACCTGATGATGTCCTTGAGGTAACTGAAAATTGGGGATCTAGTTCTCAGATATATGACAATAACTTGTTCTACAACTTTTCCACCCATGCTAATGATTCAAATAAACAGGTAGCAGCAAAAGGAACACCGGTAATCAGTGGCGATACTGCTGTAAAGGTCTCGGATGATAGACAAGCACGCCGGCACAATGACTCTACTTCCCACACAGCATTCGACATTTTCAAGCCACTACCCAATTCTCCCGCTATTGCTACAGGTAAAAGCATTGTTGATGCTAATGGCAATCAAGTGGAGCATGACTTTTTTGGTAGGGATATTCCCCTCAATCCGACCATTGGAGCGGCCGAAGCCCCAGAGGATACCCCTGAAGATTATATCTAG
- a CDS encoding carbohydrate ABC transporter permease, with protein MTKQLKTVEHKSPTAAKRQRIQERHEARTGWAFLAPFALMFLLIFFIPIIIAIFSSFTRQDSGGGLYGGGELTTKFVGLENFKMVVTSSAFWSGIGRVLVYTAFQVPIMILAALTLALLLDSFLTKHVTIYRLGYFLPFAIPGVVAAMIWMYLYTPGLSPIVKGFAALGVNVDFFGRYAILGSMANMTTWTYTGYNMLIFLAALQAIPVELSEAARIDGASGWQVTTRIKIPMVRGAALLAVLLSIVGTIQLFNEPQVLGTSQTWMGKSYTPMMMAYNTMMGTITPGGDGPASAISIVMALIAGILAIAYAFIERKVSK; from the coding sequence ATGACTAAACAACTTAAGACGGTGGAGCATAAGTCTCCGACTGCCGCTAAACGCCAGAGGATTCAGGAACGGCACGAGGCTCGCACCGGTTGGGCATTCCTCGCGCCCTTCGCTTTGATGTTTCTACTAATCTTTTTTATTCCCATCATTATTGCTATTTTCAGTTCGTTTACCAGGCAAGATAGTGGCGGAGGTCTTTACGGTGGAGGCGAGCTTACCACCAAGTTTGTGGGGCTAGAGAATTTCAAAATGGTAGTGACCAGTTCCGCTTTCTGGTCTGGAATTGGGCGGGTACTGGTCTACACCGCTTTTCAGGTTCCAATCATGATTCTGGCAGCCTTGACACTGGCTCTGCTCTTGGACTCCTTCCTAACCAAGCACGTAACCATTTATCGCCTGGGCTATTTTCTACCATTTGCAATTCCAGGCGTGGTTGCGGCGATGATTTGGATGTACCTTTACACCCCGGGTCTATCGCCCATTGTCAAAGGCTTCGCTGCACTCGGAGTAAATGTCGATTTCTTTGGAAGGTACGCCATCTTAGGGTCGATGGCCAATATGACCACCTGGACTTATACCGGTTATAATATGCTGATTTTCTTGGCTGCACTGCAGGCTATTCCTGTTGAGCTCTCTGAAGCGGCACGCATTGACGGCGCCAGCGGTTGGCAGGTTACCACTAGAATCAAAATTCCCATGGTGCGGGGAGCAGCTCTGCTGGCAGTACTACTGTCAATCGTGGGCACGATTCAGTTATTCAATGAACCACAGGTGCTGGGAACCTCTCAGACTTGGATGGGTAAGTCCTATACCCCCATGATGATGGCTTATAACACCATGATGGGGACCATAACACCCGGCGGAGACGGTCCAGCCAGTGCAATTTCGATTGTAATGGCTCTGATTGCAGGGATATTAGCGATCGCCTACGCGTTCATCGAAAGGAAGGTGAGCAAGTAA
- a CDS encoding ABC transporter substrate-binding protein, whose protein sequence is MASLGLAACSGSDSGSSADGKVNIEYVHRLPDGEGMTKVADIVKKWNAEHPDIQVKATKWDGQAQELIKKLENDVKADNAPCLAQVGYSETPEMFAKGLLMDVSEYANKYKDKFNAGAFEQMAVGGKYVGLPQDTGPLVYLYNKAEFDKLGLKVPTTAAEFRETAKQAAAQGKYIGDFEPDEAPNLLSGMAAAAGSQWYTADGDAWKINTSDEGSKAVAEFWQGLLDDKSILTGNRWDDSFKKVVTDGKLIGTIGAAWEAALLADPKDGITTQSGQWQVAQLPDLGKGKTGPDGGSGVAVLKGCKAPEQAMEFNAWFNTQIADLGTQGLVVAAKGDAKTPEAVKTFFGGQDVMAEFIKANDNTNTFAFIPGWSAVASSFTTNADAVASGSSKVADIFEKANADSKKALESLNLKVK, encoded by the coding sequence ATGGCATCTTTAGGTCTGGCTGCTTGTAGCGGTTCAGACAGCGGTAGTTCCGCAGACGGAAAAGTCAATATCGAGTATGTACACCGGCTACCTGACGGCGAAGGTATGACGAAAGTTGCTGACATCGTTAAAAAATGGAACGCTGAACACCCTGATATTCAGGTAAAAGCCACCAAGTGGGACGGTCAGGCTCAGGAACTAATTAAGAAACTCGAAAATGATGTTAAGGCAGATAACGCTCCTTGTTTGGCGCAGGTTGGCTATTCTGAGACTCCAGAGATGTTTGCCAAAGGACTGCTGATGGATGTCAGCGAATATGCCAATAAGTATAAAGACAAGTTCAACGCTGGAGCTTTTGAACAGATGGCTGTGGGTGGCAAGTATGTGGGACTACCGCAAGATACTGGCCCCTTGGTTTACTTGTACAACAAAGCCGAGTTCGACAAATTGGGGCTGAAAGTTCCCACTACTGCAGCAGAATTCCGGGAAACAGCAAAACAGGCTGCAGCTCAGGGTAAGTACATCGGAGATTTTGAACCTGACGAAGCACCCAACCTACTCTCCGGCATGGCTGCAGCTGCAGGCTCGCAGTGGTACACCGCCGATGGTGATGCTTGGAAGATTAATACTTCTGACGAGGGCTCTAAAGCAGTAGCCGAGTTTTGGCAGGGACTTCTAGACGATAAGTCGATACTCACCGGTAACCGCTGGGATGACTCTTTCAAGAAGGTAGTTACTGATGGCAAGCTGATTGGTACTATTGGTGCTGCCTGGGAAGCCGCCCTTTTGGCTGATCCCAAAGATGGTATCACCACTCAATCTGGTCAGTGGCAAGTAGCTCAACTACCCGACCTCGGTAAGGGCAAGACTGGGCCTGATGGTGGCTCTGGGGTAGCTGTTCTTAAGGGATGCAAGGCTCCCGAACAGGCCATGGAGTTCAATGCTTGGTTCAACACGCAAATTGCTGACCTCGGAACCCAAGGCTTAGTAGTTGCCGCCAAAGGTGATGCCAAGACTCCGGAAGCTGTTAAGACCTTCTTCGGAGGTCAAGACGTGATGGCAGAATTTATAAAAGCTAATGACAACACCAACACCTTTGCTTTCATTCCCGGTTGGTCTGCAGTAGCTTCTAGTTTCACCACTAATGCTGATGCAGTAGCTAGCGGTAGCAGTAAAGTTGCCGATATATTCGAGAAAGCTAATGCTGACTCCAAGAAAGCGCTGGAAAGTCTGAACCTGAAAGTGAAATAG
- a CDS encoding phosphotransferase enzyme family protein: MQRLLPKQIKRAVKNFRVQGDFLAASPYGSGHINDTLLAKCHLPDGSESPLILQRINTDIFTDPVGLMENIAAVTEYLQAKIIAEGGDPNRETLRVIRTFDGYPCYRDPDNNWWRLYTYIGDSYTLDKVENPWDFYESGVGFGSFQRRLADFPADTLHEVIPGFHDTVNRFHQFEKAVGADPVGRAATVRQEINFFRQYKHLCHVFPDLQRTGDLPLRVTHNDTKSNNVLLDKKTGKAIAVIDLDTVMPGLAMNDFGDSIRFGASTAREDEIDLSKVSCSLELFTAFTKGFLAGLQGHLTDLEIEMLPQGALIMTYECGMRFLTDYISGDNYFQIQRANHNLDRARTQIKLVRDMERKLPIMQQIVSQTSHN; the protein is encoded by the coding sequence GTGCAGAGATTGTTACCTAAGCAAATAAAACGCGCGGTTAAAAATTTTCGGGTACAAGGAGATTTTTTAGCAGCTTCCCCTTACGGATCCGGTCATATTAACGACACTCTTCTCGCAAAATGCCACCTGCCTGACGGCAGCGAATCACCCTTGATTTTGCAACGGATTAACACTGATATTTTCACTGACCCGGTAGGGCTGATGGAAAATATCGCGGCAGTTACTGAGTATTTACAAGCAAAGATTATTGCGGAAGGTGGAGATCCGAATAGAGAAACCTTAAGGGTAATCCGCACTTTTGACGGCTACCCTTGCTATCGGGATCCTGATAATAACTGGTGGCGTCTGTACACATATATTGGCGACTCTTACACCCTAGACAAAGTTGAGAATCCTTGGGATTTTTATGAGTCTGGCGTGGGTTTCGGTAGTTTTCAGCGGCGCTTAGCTGATTTTCCGGCTGACACCCTTCACGAGGTTATCCCCGGCTTTCACGATACAGTCAATCGTTTTCACCAATTCGAAAAGGCAGTGGGTGCTGATCCCGTGGGACGGGCAGCTACTGTTCGCCAGGAAATCAACTTTTTCCGTCAATATAAGCATCTGTGCCACGTCTTTCCCGATCTGCAGAGAACAGGTGATTTACCACTGAGAGTTACCCATAATGACACCAAATCAAATAATGTACTTTTGGATAAAAAGACCGGAAAAGCTATCGCAGTTATCGACTTAGACACCGTAATGCCGGGATTAGCTATGAATGATTTCGGAGATTCGATTCGTTTTGGAGCTTCTACTGCCCGGGAAGATGAAATCGATTTGAGTAAAGTTTCCTGTTCTCTGGAATTATTTACGGCATTTACAAAAGGATTTTTGGCGGGTTTACAAGGACACTTGACTGACTTAGAGATTGAAATGCTTCCCCAGGGAGCCCTAATCATGACCTATGAGTGTGGCATGCGTTTTTTGACTGACTACATTTCCGGTGACAACTATTTTCAAATTCAGCGCGCAAATCATAATCTGGATCGGGCTCGTACTCAGATAAAATTGGTTCGTGATATGGAAAGAAAACTACCCATTATGCAGCAGATAGTTTCTCAAACTTCCCACAACTAA